From a single Pseudomonas sp. A34-9 genomic region:
- a CDS encoding DUF1127 domain-containing protein, with translation MERTLSSELFFEDKAVNTQASLPLRVIANLMLWQRRISSRHQLARLDSRLLADAGISEAQRYEELSKPFWR, from the coding sequence ATGGAACGTACACTCAGTTCCGAACTGTTCTTCGAAGACAAAGCTGTAAACACCCAGGCTTCCCTGCCTCTGCGCGTTATCGCCAACCTGATGTTGTGGCAGCGCCGCATCTCCAGCCGCCATCAACTGGCTCGTCTGGATTCGCGTCTGCTGGCTGACGCCGGTATCAGCGAAGCACAACGCTACGAAGAGCTGAGCAAGCCGTTCTGGCGCTAA
- a CDS encoding acyl-CoA dehydrogenase, with the protein MGGKASFNWIDPLLLDQQLTEEERMIRDTAEQFAQQSLAPRVLEAFRHEKTDPAIFREMGEVGLLGATIPEQYGGSGLNYVSYGLIAREVERVDSGYRSMMSVQSSLVMVPINEFGTEAQKQKYLPKLASGEWIGCFGLTEPNHGSDPGAMITRARKVDGGYSLTGAKMWITNSPIADVFVVWAKDDAGDIRGFVLEKGWKGLSAPAIHGKVGLRASITGEIVMDNVFVPEENIFPDVRGLKGPFTCLNSARYGISWGALGAAEFCWHTARQYTLDRQQFGRPLAATQLVQKKLADMQTEITLALQGCLRLGRMKDEGTAAVEITSIMKRNSCGKSLDIARMARDMLGGNGISDEFGVARHLVNLEVVNTYEGTHDVHALILGRAQTGLQAFY; encoded by the coding sequence ATGGGCGGTAAAGCTAGCTTCAATTGGATCGATCCCCTGCTGCTGGATCAACAGCTCACCGAAGAAGAGCGCATGATCCGCGACACCGCCGAGCAGTTCGCTCAACAGAGCCTCGCCCCGCGTGTCCTTGAAGCTTTCCGTCATGAGAAGACTGACCCGGCGATCTTCCGCGAAATGGGCGAAGTTGGCCTGTTGGGCGCGACCATTCCCGAGCAGTACGGTGGCAGCGGCCTCAACTATGTCAGCTATGGCCTGATTGCTCGCGAAGTGGAGCGTGTCGATTCCGGCTACCGCTCGATGATGAGCGTGCAGTCGTCGCTGGTCATGGTGCCGATCAATGAGTTCGGTACCGAAGCACAGAAACAGAAATACCTGCCGAAACTGGCGTCCGGTGAATGGATCGGCTGCTTCGGCCTGACCGAGCCGAACCACGGTTCCGATCCGGGCGCGATGATTACCCGTGCGCGCAAAGTTGACGGCGGCTACAGCCTGACCGGCGCGAAGATGTGGATCACCAACAGCCCGATCGCCGATGTGTTCGTAGTCTGGGCCAAGGACGATGCCGGCGACATCCGTGGCTTCGTGCTGGAGAAAGGCTGGAAAGGCCTGAGCGCTCCGGCGATTCACGGCAAGGTCGGTCTGCGTGCATCGATCACTGGTGAGATCGTCATGGACAACGTGTTCGTGCCGGAAGAGAACATTTTCCCTGACGTGCGCGGCCTGAAAGGCCCGTTCACCTGTCTCAACTCTGCGCGTTATGGCATCTCCTGGGGTGCATTGGGCGCCGCCGAATTCTGCTGGCATACCGCCCGTCAGTACACCCTTGATCGTCAGCAGTTCGGTCGCCCATTGGCCGCTACTCAGCTGGTCCAGAAGAAGCTGGCCGACATGCAGACCGAGATCACTCTGGCCCTGCAAGGCTGCCTGCGTCTGGGTCGTATGAAGGATGAAGGCACCGCTGCGGTCGAGATCACTTCGATCATGAAGCGCAACTCCTGTGGCAAGTCGCTGGATATCGCCCGCATGGCTCGTGACATGCTCGGTGGTAACGGTATCTCCGATGAGTTCGGCGTAGCCCGTCACTTGGTCAACCTCGAGGTGGTGAATACTTATGAAGGGACTCACGACGTTCACGCGCTGATCCTGGGGCGTGCACAAACCGGCCTGCAGGCGTTCTATTAA
- a CDS encoding DUF1127 domain-containing protein, whose product MKDLQDVSETPSRPVARPNALRRLFRGLWESLERARTRRLLFQLDSRGLADLGLSHADRLNELDKPFWR is encoded by the coding sequence ATGAAAGACTTACAGGATGTTTCAGAAACGCCGAGCCGGCCGGTTGCTCGCCCCAACGCTTTGCGGCGCTTGTTTCGCGGCCTGTGGGAGTCCCTGGAGCGCGCGAGAACGCGGCGCCTGCTGTTTCAACTCGACAGTCGAGGTCTAGCCGATCTAGGCCTCAGCCACGCCGATCGCCTGAATGAATTGGATAAACCGTTCTGGCGCTAG
- a CDS encoding acetyl-CoA hydrolase/transferase family protein — protein MYRDRIRLPSLLDKVMSAADAAALIEDGMTVGMSGFTRAGEAKAVPHALAERAKVTPLKISLMTGASLGNDLDKQLTEAGVLSRRMPFQVDSTLRKAINAGEVMFIDQHLSETVEQLRNQQLKLPDIAVIEAVAITEQGHIVPTTSVGNSASFAIFAKQVIVEINLAHNANLEGLHDIYIPTYRPTRTPIPLVKVDDRIGSTAIPIPPEKIVAIVITQQADSPSTVSSPDVDTNAIADHLITFFKQEVDAGRMTNKLGPLQAGIGNIANAVMCGLIDSPFEDLTMYSEVLQDSTFDLIDAGKLSFASGSSITLSERRNSDVFGNLEKYKDKLVLRPQEISNHPEVVRRLGIIGINTALEFDIYGNVNSTHVCGTRMMNGIGGSGDFARNAHLAVFVTKSIAKGGAISSVVPMVSHVDHTEHDVDILVTEVGLADLRGLAPRERARVIIDNCVHPDFREALNDYFTAACAIGGHTPHILREALSWHINLEETGRMLAV, from the coding sequence ATGTACCGTGACCGTATTCGCCTGCCTTCGTTGTTGGATAAAGTGATGAGCGCTGCCGACGCCGCCGCTCTGATTGAAGACGGCATGACCGTCGGCATGAGCGGTTTCACCCGCGCCGGCGAAGCCAAGGCCGTTCCCCACGCATTGGCCGAGCGGGCCAAGGTCACGCCGCTGAAGATCAGCCTGATGACCGGCGCCAGCCTCGGCAACGACCTCGACAAGCAATTGACCGAAGCCGGCGTACTGTCGCGGCGCATGCCGTTCCAGGTCGACAGCACCCTGCGCAAGGCGATCAACGCCGGCGAGGTGATGTTCATCGACCAGCACCTGTCGGAAACCGTCGAGCAACTGCGCAACCAACAACTGAAGCTGCCGGACATCGCGGTCATCGAAGCCGTGGCCATCACCGAGCAAGGTCACATCGTGCCGACCACCTCGGTGGGTAACTCGGCAAGCTTCGCGATTTTCGCCAAACAGGTGATTGTCGAGATCAACCTGGCGCACAACGCCAACCTCGAAGGCCTGCATGACATCTATATCCCGACTTACCGCCCGACCCGCACACCGATCCCGCTGGTAAAAGTCGACGACCGCATCGGCAGCACGGCGATTCCGATCCCGCCGGAGAAGATCGTCGCCATCGTCATCACGCAGCAGGCGGATTCGCCGTCCACCGTGTCGTCGCCAGATGTCGACACCAATGCCATCGCCGATCACCTGATCACCTTCTTCAAGCAGGAGGTCGACGCCGGGCGCATGACCAATAAGCTCGGCCCGTTGCAGGCCGGGATCGGCAACATTGCCAACGCAGTGATGTGCGGTCTGATCGATTCGCCGTTCGAAGACCTGACCATGTACTCCGAAGTGCTGCAGGATTCGACCTTCGACCTGATCGACGCCGGCAAGCTGAGTTTTGCTTCGGGCAGCTCGATCACGTTGTCGGAGCGCCGCAACAGCGACGTGTTCGGCAACCTGGAGAAGTACAAGGACAAATTGGTGCTGCGGCCGCAGGAGATCTCCAACCACCCGGAAGTGGTGCGCCGGCTGGGCATCATCGGGATCAACACGGCGCTGGAGTTCGACATCTACGGCAACGTTAATTCCACGCACGTCTGCGGCACGCGGATGATGAATGGCATCGGCGGTTCCGGCGACTTCGCGCGTAATGCGCATCTGGCAGTGTTCGTGACCAAGTCGATCGCCAAGGGTGGCGCGATTTCCAGCGTGGTGCCAATGGTCAGCCACGTTGACCACACCGAGCACGACGTTGACATTCTGGTGACCGAGGTGGGTCTGGCCGACTTGCGTGGCTTGGCACCACGCGAACGCGCACGGGTAATCATCGACAACTGTGTGCACCCGGACTTCCGTGAGGCGTTGAATGACTACTTCACGGCGGCTTGTGCAATCGGTGGCCACACCCCGCACATCCTGCGGGAAGCCTTGAGCTGGCACATTAATCTGGAAGAAACCGGGCGCATGCTCGCTGTCTGA
- a CDS encoding NAD(P)(+) transhydrogenase (Re/Si-specific) subunit beta — protein sequence MSMNLVTTLYLIASICFIQALKGLSHPTTSRRGNLFGMLGMALAILTTVGLIYKLGAELATAGIGYVIVGLLIGGTAGSIMAKRVEMTKMPELVAFMHSMIGLAAVFIAIAAVVEPQSLGIVKQLGDSIPTGNRLELFLGAAIGAITFSGSVIAFGKLSGKYKFRLFQGAPVQFAGQHKLNAVLGLATLALGLTFMFTGNLTAFALMLALAFVMGVLIIIPIGGADMPVVVSMLNSYSGWAAAGIGFSLNNSMLIIAGSLVGSSGAILSYIMCKAMNRSFFNVLLGGFGNTADAGPAGAKEARPVKSGSADDATFLLTNADTVIIVPGYGLAVARAQHALKELTEKLTHRGVTVKYAIHPVAGRMPGHMNVLLAEAEVPYDQVFEMEDINSEFGQADVVLVLGANDVVNPAAKNDPKSPIAGMPILEAFKAKTIIVNKRSMASGYAGLDNELFYLDKTMMVFGDAKKVIEDMVKAVE from the coding sequence ATGAGCATGAATCTCGTCACGACGCTCTACCTGATCGCGTCGATCTGCTTTATCCAGGCCCTCAAAGGCCTGTCGCACCCGACCACCTCGCGGCGCGGCAACCTGTTCGGCATGCTCGGCATGGCATTAGCCATCCTGACTACCGTCGGCCTCATTTATAAGCTCGGCGCTGAGCTGGCCACTGCCGGCATCGGTTATGTGATCGTCGGCCTGCTGATCGGCGGCACTGCCGGTTCGATCATGGCCAAGCGCGTTGAAATGACCAAAATGCCGGAGCTGGTCGCCTTCATGCACAGCATGATCGGCCTCGCGGCTGTGTTCATTGCAATTGCCGCCGTGGTTGAGCCGCAATCGCTGGGGATCGTTAAACAGCTGGGCGATTCGATTCCGACGGGCAACCGTCTGGAGCTGTTCCTCGGTGCGGCAATCGGTGCGATTACCTTCTCCGGTTCGGTCATCGCGTTCGGCAAGCTGTCGGGCAAGTACAAGTTCCGTCTGTTCCAGGGCGCACCGGTACAGTTCGCCGGTCAGCATAAGCTGAACGCCGTGCTGGGGCTGGCAACGCTGGCTCTCGGCCTGACCTTCATGTTCACCGGCAACCTCACCGCGTTCGCGCTGATGCTGGCGTTGGCGTTCGTGATGGGTGTGCTGATCATCATCCCGATTGGCGGCGCCGACATGCCGGTCGTGGTGTCGATGCTCAACAGCTACTCGGGCTGGGCGGCGGCGGGAATTGGCTTCTCGCTGAACAACTCGATGCTGATCATTGCCGGTTCGCTGGTGGGTTCGAGCGGCGCGATCCTCTCGTACATCATGTGCAAGGCGATGAACCGTTCCTTCTTTAATGTACTGCTCGGTGGTTTCGGCAATACGGCCGATGCTGGCCCGGCCGGCGCGAAAGAAGCACGCCCGGTGAAATCCGGTTCGGCTGATGACGCGACCTTCCTGCTGACCAACGCCGACACCGTGATCATCGTGCCAGGCTATGGTCTGGCGGTAGCCCGTGCACAACATGCACTGAAGGAGCTGACCGAAAAGCTGACCCACCGTGGTGTGACCGTGAAGTACGCGATCCACCCGGTTGCCGGGCGGATGCCGGGGCACATGAACGTTCTGCTCGCCGAGGCCGAAGTACCTTACGACCAGGTGTTCGAGATGGAAGACATCAACTCCGAGTTCGGCCAGGCCGACGTGGTGCTGGTGCTCGGCGCGAACGACGTGGTCAACCCGGCCGCGAAGAACGATCCGAAATCGCCGATTGCCGGCATGCCGATTCTCGAAGCGTTCAAGGCCAAGACCATCATCGTCAACAAGCGCTCGATGGCCAGCGGCTACGCGGGTCTGGACAACGAACTGTTCTATCTGGACAAAACCATGATGGTCTTCGGCGACGCGAAGAAGGTCATCGAAGACATGGTCAAAGCGGTCGAGTAA
- a CDS encoding NAD(P) transhydrogenase subunit alpha, whose protein sequence is MEELISPGIYNLIIFVLAIYVGYHVVWNVTPALHTPLMAVTNAISAIVIVGAMLAAALTVTPLGKTMGTLAVALAAVNVFGGFLVTRRMLEMFKKKAPKVKEEAPK, encoded by the coding sequence ATGGAAGAGCTTATCTCCCCCGGTATCTACAACCTGATCATCTTCGTGCTGGCGATTTATGTCGGTTACCACGTGGTCTGGAACGTTACGCCTGCGCTGCACACGCCATTGATGGCGGTGACCAACGCCATCTCGGCAATCGTGATCGTCGGCGCCATGCTGGCGGCTGCGCTGACCGTCACACCGCTGGGCAAAACCATGGGCACCCTCGCCGTGGCGCTGGCCGCGGTCAATGTGTTCGGTGGCTTCCTGGTCACCCGCCGCATGCTTGAGATGTTCAAGAAGAAAGCCCCGAAAGTAAAAGAAGAGGCGCCGAAGTAA
- a CDS encoding DUF2388 domain-containing protein, with product MRFLPNLLIPSLLFTACWATSVDAFDAFNASTQGTVVSGYATSMVSSAPFDRKLLLAAHDDAAAFVASDGEWRGARLESALHYLRKTRPKLHVSDLELAEAILVQ from the coding sequence ATGCGCTTTCTTCCAAATCTGCTGATCCCTTCCTTATTGTTCACCGCCTGCTGGGCGACGTCCGTCGATGCCTTTGATGCTTTCAATGCGTCGACGCAAGGCACTGTCGTCAGCGGTTACGCCACCAGCATGGTGTCTTCCGCACCTTTCGACCGTAAACTACTGCTCGCCGCCCACGATGATGCGGCCGCATTTGTTGCCAGTGACGGTGAATGGCGAGGCGCTCGTCTGGAATCCGCGCTGCATTACTTGCGCAAAACCCGGCCGAAACTTCATGTCAGCGACCTTGAACTGGCAGAAGCAATTCTCGTCCAATAG
- a CDS encoding DUF2388 domain-containing protein translates to MRSPLIAAALGLFLLADVAQAHTLVATSNIIVRASQRTIDFTSDTTTSIRDSKIIREAHDDAASFVATNGDIRGAHLEAALNTLRTRVPEARDASDQVLAEAILAL, encoded by the coding sequence ATGCGTAGCCCGCTGATTGCTGCCGCCCTTGGCCTGTTTTTGTTGGCCGACGTGGCCCAGGCGCACACCCTGGTAGCCACCAGTAACATCATCGTTCGTGCCTCCCAGCGCACGATCGATTTCACCTCCGACACCACTACGTCGATTCGCGATTCGAAAATCATCCGCGAAGCCCACGACGACGCTGCCAGTTTCGTCGCCACCAACGGTGATATCCGTGGCGCGCATCTGGAAGCTGCGCTCAATACCCTGCGCACTCGTGTGCCGGAAGCGCGCGACGCCAGTGATCAGGTTCTCGCCGAAGCCATCCTCGCACTGTGA
- a CDS encoding DUF4105 domain-containing protein, with the protein MKSLGTWLLAGALLLLGNSAHAGLQLRLKTDGLSPAQQQASQALIDEAMEKLPPSFIERLDRRIDVGWTDDMPGNAYGQATLVAELDLNRKLLAGLTDGSAAKEKTNRPHGTVRQELLATVLHEITHIYDRARLWPDAERTLIQRCTRRFNSAGLIGIPDECRGQNGRRFTLSDDPRLLDLAGWQQYVGRRGEREQHNRQIARSPDLYEISSPKEFVAVNMEYFLLDPSYACRRPALYRYYQEHFGWAPPAKDTCSKTFSFLNAGNDFAKQPLGQVDPERVYAVDYLLAEANQNWVSRWGHSMLRLVICAPGRPRGPDCRLDLDQHLVLSYRAFVGDVQLSSWDGLVGKYPSRLFVLPLAQVIDEYTKTELRSLASVPLNLSRDEIEGVVEHAAEMHWSYDGNYFFLSNNCAVEGLKLLRSGSNNTQFVGLDSIMPNGLLEVMKGRGLADTSVLDDPKEALRLGYRFDSFRDRYQAMFDVLKKQLPIKQNTVEEWLSLTAEERREWFERADLRTSAALLLLEQASYRRQLLLAQDEVKQRYLGARELENGGMDKANATLQEILANSGFLSRPAELLDAKGYGLPQPTEFTRLEAESSQRQKKLLALSGDLDAEVRKLLEPKRAAEIAASEENVKQIGAHLRKLHKASGGLELP; encoded by the coding sequence GTGAAGTCACTCGGCACCTGGCTGCTGGCCGGGGCGTTGTTGCTGCTTGGCAACAGCGCTCACGCGGGCCTGCAATTGCGGCTCAAGACCGACGGTCTGAGCCCCGCCCAACAACAGGCCAGCCAGGCGCTGATCGATGAGGCGATGGAAAAGCTGCCGCCGAGTTTTATCGAGCGGCTGGATCGGCGCATCGATGTCGGCTGGACCGATGACATGCCCGGCAATGCCTATGGTCAGGCCACGCTGGTGGCCGAGCTTGATCTGAATCGAAAACTGCTCGCGGGCCTCACCGATGGCAGCGCGGCCAAAGAAAAAACCAATCGCCCCCACGGCACTGTGCGCCAGGAACTGCTCGCCACGGTGCTGCATGAAATCACCCACATTTACGACCGTGCGCGCTTGTGGCCGGACGCCGAACGCACGCTGATCCAGCGCTGCACCCGCCGCTTCAACAGCGCCGGGCTGATCGGCATCCCTGACGAATGCCGTGGCCAGAACGGTCGGCGCTTCACCCTCAGCGATGACCCGCGCCTGCTCGACCTCGCCGGTTGGCAGCAATACGTCGGTCGTCGCGGTGAACGTGAACAGCACAACCGCCAGATCGCCCGCAGCCCGGACCTGTACGAAATCTCCAGTCCCAAGGAGTTCGTAGCAGTCAACATGGAGTATTTCCTCCTCGACCCGAGCTACGCCTGCCGCCGCCCGGCGCTGTATCGCTATTACCAGGAGCACTTCGGCTGGGCGCCGCCGGCCAAGGACACATGCAGCAAGACCTTCTCCTTCCTCAATGCCGGCAACGACTTCGCCAAGCAGCCCTTGGGGCAGGTCGATCCCGAGCGGGTCTACGCCGTCGACTATCTGCTGGCCGAGGCCAATCAGAACTGGGTCAGCCGCTGGGGCCACAGCATGTTGCGTCTTGTAATCTGCGCACCCGGCCGCCCGCGCGGGCCGGATTGCCGACTCGACCTGGATCAGCATCTGGTGTTGTCCTACCGCGCCTTTGTCGGTGATGTGCAGCTGTCGAGCTGGGACGGACTGGTCGGCAAATACCCGTCGCGTCTGTTCGTGCTGCCGCTTGCGCAGGTCATCGACGAATACACCAAGACCGAACTGCGCAGCCTCGCCTCGGTGCCGCTGAACCTGTCCCGCGACGAGATCGAAGGCGTGGTCGAACACGCCGCCGAAATGCACTGGAGCTATGACGGCAACTACTTCTTCCTCTCCAACAACTGTGCGGTGGAAGGCTTGAAGCTGTTGCGCAGCGGCAGCAACAACACACAGTTCGTAGGCCTGGACAGCATCATGCCCAACGGCTTGCTGGAAGTGATGAAGGGCCGTGGCCTGGCGGATACCAGTGTGCTGGATGACCCAAAGGAAGCGTTGCGTCTGGGCTATCGCTTCGACTCGTTCCGCGATCGCTATCAGGCGATGTTCGATGTGCTGAAGAAGCAATTGCCGATCAAGCAGAACACCGTTGAAGAATGGCTATCGCTCACAGCCGAGGAACGCCGCGAGTGGTTCGAGCGCGCGGATTTGCGTACCAGCGCCGCGTTGCTGCTGCTGGAACAAGCCAGTTATCGGCGCCAGTTGCTGCTGGCTCAGGACGAGGTCAAGCAGCGTTACCTCGGTGCGCGCGAGCTGGAAAACGGCGGCATGGACAAGGCCAATGCGACCTTGCAGGAAATCCTCGCCAATAGCGGCTTCCTCAGCCGTCCGGCGGAATTGCTCGACGCCAAGGGTTACGGATTGCCGCAGCCGACCGAGTTCACTCGACTGGAAGCGGAGAGCAGTCAGCGGCAGAAGAAGCTGCTCGCACTGTCCGGCGATCTGGACGCCGAAGTGCGCAAGTTGCTGGAGCCCAAGCGGGCTGCAGAAATTGCGGCCAGTGAGGAGAATGTGAAGCAGATTGGCGCGCATCTGCGCAAACTGCACAAAGCCTCAGGCGGGCTGGAACTGCCTTAA
- a CDS encoding LysR family transcriptional regulator: MRRKIPSTTALISFEAAARHESFTRAAEELSLTQGAICRQIASLEEFLSVELFRRSRRGVKLTEAGLSYSRRVATQLDAVERDTLSVMGQQGTNVIELAVVPTFGTQWLLPRLKDFQLKHPEVTVNLTNRTRPFLFADTEFDAAIYFGDADWSGTESHRLMGENPMPVCSPTLLGNKTHLTAEAIAELPLLQQTTRPYAWRQWFNSQHLNIPRDMTGPRYELFSMLAQAAMHDMGIALIPPFLIQRELAEKRLVIANPQALSSIKAYYLMIPERKVESASLKAFRDWLVTQAQSYSLEG; the protein is encoded by the coding sequence ATGCGCAGAAAGATCCCCAGCACCACGGCCCTGATCAGCTTCGAGGCCGCCGCGCGCCACGAGAGCTTTACCCGGGCCGCCGAAGAGCTTTCCCTCACCCAAGGCGCCATTTGCCGGCAGATCGCCAGCCTTGAGGAGTTCCTTAGTGTGGAACTGTTCCGACGCTCGCGACGCGGGGTGAAGTTGACCGAGGCGGGGCTTTCATACAGCCGCCGAGTCGCGACGCAACTCGATGCGGTTGAGCGCGACACTCTCTCAGTGATGGGCCAGCAAGGCACCAATGTGATCGAACTCGCGGTGGTGCCGACCTTCGGCACGCAGTGGCTACTGCCGCGCCTCAAGGATTTTCAGCTCAAGCACCCTGAAGTCACCGTCAACCTGACCAACCGCACCCGCCCGTTCCTGTTCGCGGATACGGAATTCGATGCAGCGATCTACTTCGGCGATGCCGATTGGTCTGGTACCGAATCCCACAGGCTGATGGGTGAAAATCCGATGCCGGTATGCAGCCCTACCCTACTCGGCAACAAGACGCATCTGACAGCCGAAGCCATCGCCGAACTGCCACTGCTGCAGCAGACCACCCGGCCCTACGCCTGGCGCCAGTGGTTCAACTCGCAACACCTGAATATCCCCCGCGACATGACAGGTCCGCGCTACGAGCTATTCTCCATGCTTGCCCAAGCGGCCATGCACGACATGGGTATCGCGCTGATTCCACCGTTCCTGATTCAGCGTGAGTTAGCCGAGAAGCGCCTGGTGATTGCCAACCCGCAGGCACTCTCGAGCATCAAGGCCTATTACCTGATGATTCCCGAACGAAAAGTCGAATCAGCGTCATTAAAGGCATTTCGTGACTGGCTGGTAACTCAAGCCCAGAGCTACAGCCTAGAAGGATAA
- a CDS encoding DUF2388 domain-containing protein translates to MSRLRLLSAAALLAVAANASATSFIVTTDAVVGALKSSSDATSDVTSSFRDDKIVLAARDDAASFVASEGEIRGVKLESALDHIRHQAPQLQATDAQLAQAILTI, encoded by the coding sequence ATGTCCCGTCTTCGTCTGCTCAGCGCTGCCGCCCTGCTGGCCGTGGCTGCCAACGCCAGCGCCACCAGCTTCATCGTCACCACCGACGCCGTTGTCGGTGCACTGAAGTCTTCATCCGACGCGACTTCCGACGTCACCTCGTCCTTCCGTGACGACAAGATCGTGCTTGCCGCCCGTGACGACGCTGCCAGCTTCGTGGCCAGCGAAGGCGAAATCCGTGGGGTGAAACTGGAAAGCGCGCTGGATCACATCCGTCATCAGGCGCCACAACTGCAAGCCACTGACGCACAACTGGCTCAAGCAATTCTGACGATCTAA
- a CDS encoding Re/Si-specific NAD(P)(+) transhydrogenase subunit alpha, protein MHIGVPLETQTGETRVAATPETIKKLISQGHKVTVQTGAGVKASVVDSAYEAAGATIGSANDAFAAELILKVVAPSDAELTLIKRGTVLVGMLNPFNNETIAKMAECGITAFALEAAPRTSRAQSLDVLSSQANIAGYKAVLLAAHYYPRFMPMLMTAAGTVKAARVLILGAGVAGLQAIATAKRLGAVIEASDVRPAVKEQIESLGAKFVDVPYETDEERECAVGVGGYARPMPASWMQRQAQAVHERAKQADIVITTALIPGRKAPTLLSAETVAQMKPGSVVIDLAAAQGGNCPLTVADQVVVENGVTICGPTNLAGEVAADASALYARNLLDFLKLVFTKEGQFDVNLEDDIVAACLMCRDGQVIRKNA, encoded by the coding sequence GTGCACATTGGTGTTCCTCTCGAAACCCAGACCGGTGAAACACGGGTTGCTGCAACCCCGGAAACCATTAAAAAGCTGATCAGCCAAGGTCATAAGGTCACTGTGCAAACCGGCGCCGGCGTTAAAGCCAGCGTTGTCGACAGTGCCTATGAAGCGGCAGGCGCAACCATTGGCAGCGCCAATGACGCGTTTGCCGCCGAGCTGATTCTCAAAGTGGTCGCCCCGAGCGATGCCGAACTGACGCTGATCAAGCGCGGTACGGTGCTGGTGGGCATGCTCAACCCGTTCAACAACGAAACCATCGCGAAGATGGCCGAGTGCGGCATTACCGCGTTCGCCCTTGAAGCGGCGCCGCGCACCTCGCGCGCGCAGAGTCTCGATGTGTTGTCGTCGCAGGCGAACATTGCCGGCTATAAGGCTGTGTTGCTGGCCGCGCACTACTATCCGCGCTTCATGCCAATGTTGATGACCGCTGCGGGCACCGTGAAAGCGGCGCGCGTGCTGATTCTCGGCGCCGGTGTGGCCGGGTTGCAGGCGATTGCCACGGCGAAACGTCTGGGTGCGGTGATCGAAGCGTCTGACGTGCGTCCGGCGGTGAAAGAGCAGATCGAATCCCTCGGCGCGAAGTTCGTCGACGTGCCTTACGAGACCGATGAAGAGCGTGAATGCGCCGTCGGTGTCGGCGGTTACGCGCGACCAATGCCGGCGAGCTGGATGCAGCGTCAGGCCCAGGCCGTGCACGAGCGCGCCAAGCAGGCTGACATCGTCATCACCACCGCGCTGATTCCGGGCCGCAAGGCACCGACGCTGTTGAGCGCGGAGACCGTGGCGCAGATGAAACCAGGCTCGGTGGTCATCGACCTCGCAGCGGCTCAGGGTGGCAACTGCCCGCTGACCGTGGCCGATCAGGTCGTGGTCGAGAATGGCGTGACCATTTGCGGCCCGACCAACCTGGCCGGTGAAGTCGCTGCAGACGCTTCGGCGCTGTACGCGCGCAACCTGCTGGACTTCCTCAAGTTGGTCTTCACCAAAGAAGGCCAGTTCGACGTCAACCTCGAAGACGACATCGTCGCCGCGTGCCTGATGTGCCGCGACGGCCAAGTCATCCGCAAAAACGCCTAA